A stretch of the Massilia varians genome encodes the following:
- the ribA gene encoding GTP cyclohydrolase II translates to MSTPSPAADQLLDYVTSCALPTPWAQFTLHAFIEHSTGKEHLAMVLGDIGDGEPVLARVHSECLTGDVLFSQRCDCGAQLEGALRRIAEEGRGVLLYLRQEGRGIGLVNKIRAYRLQEAGADTVEANLQLGFHADARNYELCKPMLEQFGVRSLRLMTNNPRKIDAMTRLGIAVAERVPLLVNRNAFNDSYLNTKQAKLGHMMGPAEPLAAALAEPGTN, encoded by the coding sequence ATGTCCACCCCATCCCCCGCCGCCGATCAGTTGCTCGATTACGTCACCTCCTGCGCCCTGCCGACGCCCTGGGCGCAGTTCACGCTGCACGCCTTCATCGAGCACTCGACGGGCAAGGAGCACCTGGCGATGGTACTGGGCGACATTGGCGACGGCGAACCGGTGCTGGCGCGCGTGCATTCCGAATGCCTGACCGGCGACGTGCTGTTCTCGCAGCGTTGCGACTGCGGCGCCCAGCTCGAGGGCGCGCTGCGGCGCATTGCCGAGGAAGGGCGCGGCGTCCTGCTGTACCTGCGCCAGGAAGGCCGCGGCATCGGCCTGGTCAACAAGATCCGCGCCTACCGCCTGCAGGAAGCCGGCGCCGACACCGTCGAGGCCAACCTGCAGCTGGGCTTCCATGCCGACGCCCGCAACTACGAGTTGTGCAAGCCGATGCTGGAACAGTTCGGCGTGCGTTCGCTGCGCCTGATGACCAACAACCCGCGCAAGATCGACGCCATGACCCGCCTCGGGATCGCGGTGGCCGAGCGCGTGCCGCTGCTGGTCAACCGCAATGCCTTCAACGACAGCTACCTGAACACCAAGCAGGCCAAGCTGGGCCACATGATGGGTCCGGCCGAGCCGCTTGCCGCCGCGCTGGCCGAGCCTGGCACGAACTGA
- a CDS encoding sensor histidine kinase, with the protein MKPTRSAITAIIAWFLFWALMVLVAIEDYRRDGGTAYWQPVLWETSSALAATFLLLLARRITRRNDHLIATPWRWFALQARMLPLYWLAFVPLAFGMRHAVYALAGASYEHEAWPQIFVYESLKLTVFAGLFTVIAFGLLSYRELLGARLRAEQANALLREAQLQSLARQMQPHFLFNALNTISSLMHTDVARADATLVQLADLLRAALALGERPQATLAEELRLARAYAGVMEERFDGRARVEWRIDEALLGIALPAMSVQPLLENVFKHTVERRRNPTCMTVSATRDGEHFMLRVEDDGGILDKDAGDSGQGIGLANLRARLAGLYGDGASLSLSQLLPCGVRTELRLPCAS; encoded by the coding sequence ATGAAACCGACCCGCAGCGCCATCACCGCCATCATCGCCTGGTTCCTGTTCTGGGCGCTGATGGTGCTGGTCGCCATCGAGGACTACCGGCGCGACGGCGGCACGGCCTATTGGCAGCCGGTGCTCTGGGAGACTTCCTCCGCGCTGGCGGCGACCTTCCTGCTGCTGCTCGCGCGCCGCATCACTCGCCGCAACGACCACCTCATCGCCACGCCCTGGCGCTGGTTCGCGCTACAGGCGCGCATGCTGCCGCTGTACTGGCTTGCCTTCGTGCCGCTGGCATTCGGCATGCGTCATGCCGTGTATGCGCTGGCCGGCGCCAGCTACGAGCACGAAGCCTGGCCCCAGATATTCGTCTACGAATCCCTCAAGCTCACCGTGTTCGCGGGTTTGTTCACCGTGATCGCGTTCGGCCTGCTGTCCTACCGCGAGCTGCTCGGCGCGCGCCTGCGGGCCGAGCAGGCCAACGCGCTGCTGCGCGAGGCCCAGCTGCAGTCGCTGGCGCGCCAGATGCAGCCGCATTTCCTGTTCAACGCGCTCAATACGATCTCCTCGCTGATGCACACCGACGTGGCCCGCGCCGACGCCACGCTGGTGCAACTGGCGGACCTGCTGCGCGCCGCCTTGGCGCTGGGCGAACGGCCGCAGGCCACGCTTGCGGAAGAATTGCGCCTGGCGCGCGCCTACGCCGGCGTGATGGAAGAACGCTTCGATGGACGCGCCCGGGTCGAGTGGCGCATCGACGAGGCGCTGCTGGGCATTGCACTGCCGGCGATGAGCGTGCAGCCGCTGCTGGAGAACGTGTTCAAGCACACGGTCGAACGGCGGCGCAACCCGACTTGCATGACGGTCAGCGCGACGCGCGACGGCGAGCATTTCATGCTGCGCGTCGAGGACGACGGCGGCATCCTCGACAAGGATGCCGGGGACAGTGGGCAGGGCATCGGCCTGGCCAACCTGCGTGCGCGTCTGGCCGGGCTGTACGGGGACGGCGCCAGCCTGAGCCTGAGCCAGCTGCTGCCTTGCGGCGTACGCACGGAACTGAGGCTGCCATGCGCATCCTGA
- a CDS encoding acyltransferase family protein translates to MNRHLPPSATRLYFLDWVRILAFFLLIVYHVGMYYVSWDWHVKSPFAGTGPEPFMKLSSPWRLSLLFFVAGAGASLMLRKLGAASFVRRRSLRLLVPLVFGMLVIVPPQPYLEVVEKLGYADGYRAFMGLYLQAYDGFCREDCLILPTWNHLWFVAYLWIYTVLLGGLVAVLGERFDRIAAHAGALLHGWKLIALPAALLALARINLVEHFPTNHAVVGDWYNHAMSFLCFLLGALVARVPGFWTRPALLRWHALGIAATGWALLLMWDAVTYEVVPRQVVAVLRPLMYAVYAVLAWSAIMAACGFAARHLDRDGPARRYLNEAVFPVYILHQTLIVVLAHAMQPLRIAPGLEAILLIVLTLTLSFGAFELIRRVSLLRPLFGLAPRTLGTAPAAEPAPAQPAHAQAAAG, encoded by the coding sequence ATGAACCGTCATCTTCCTCCATCCGCCACCCGCCTGTACTTCCTCGACTGGGTGCGCATCCTCGCCTTCTTCCTGCTGATCGTCTACCACGTCGGCATGTACTACGTGAGCTGGGACTGGCACGTGAAGAGTCCTTTTGCCGGGACCGGCCCCGAGCCCTTCATGAAGCTATCCTCCCCATGGCGCCTGAGCCTGCTGTTCTTCGTGGCCGGCGCCGGTGCCAGCCTCATGCTGCGCAAGCTCGGCGCCGCGTCGTTCGTACGCCGGCGCAGCCTGCGCCTGCTGGTGCCGCTGGTATTCGGCATGCTGGTAATCGTGCCGCCGCAGCCCTATCTCGAAGTGGTCGAGAAGCTCGGCTATGCGGACGGCTACCGGGCCTTCATGGGACTGTACCTGCAGGCCTATGACGGCTTCTGCCGCGAGGACTGCCTGATCCTGCCGACCTGGAACCACCTGTGGTTCGTCGCCTACCTGTGGATCTACACCGTGCTGCTCGGCGGCCTCGTTGCCGTGCTCGGAGAGCGCTTCGACCGCATCGCCGCGCATGCCGGCGCCTTGCTCCACGGCTGGAAGCTGATCGCACTGCCGGCTGCGCTGCTGGCCCTGGCACGCATCAACCTGGTCGAGCACTTCCCGACCAACCACGCCGTGGTCGGCGACTGGTACAACCACGCGATGTCCTTCCTGTGCTTCCTGCTCGGCGCGCTGGTGGCACGCGTCCCGGGGTTCTGGACACGGCCTGCGCTGCTGCGCTGGCACGCGCTCGGCATCGCCGCCACCGGCTGGGCGCTGCTGCTGATGTGGGATGCGGTGACGTATGAGGTGGTGCCGCGGCAGGTGGTGGCGGTGCTCCGTCCGCTCATGTACGCCGTGTACGCCGTGCTGGCCTGGAGCGCGATCATGGCCGCCTGCGGTTTCGCCGCGCGTCACCTCGACCGTGACGGCCCTGCGCGGCGCTACCTGAACGAGGCGGTGTTCCCGGTCTACATCCTGCACCAGACCCTGATCGTCGTGCTGGCGCATGCGATGCAGCCGCTGCGGATCGCCCCGGGCCTGGAAGCCATCCTGTTGATCGTGCTGACCCTGACCCTCAGCTTCGGCGCATTCGAACTGATCAGGCGAGTGAGCTTGTTGCGGCCGCTGTTCGGGCTCGCGCCCCGCACCCTCGGAACCGCGCCGGCGGCGGAACCGGCGCCGGCGCAGCCCGCGCATGCGCAGGCCGCCGCCGGCTAG
- a CDS encoding SIR2 family NAD-dependent protein deacylase: MSATDVDPGLVAALHGAQHVMVLTGAGVSAESGIPTFRDALTGLWQHFDAASLATLDAFRRDPALVWGWYEWRRMKALSAQPNAGHVAIAQLAGRVERLSLFTQNVDDLHERAGSHEVQHLHGSLHHPRCADCSHPFVLPAAAPVEPEGGRRLAPPRCPACGGPVRPGVVWFNEALPEAVLARAFDACGSCDLLIVVGTSGTIYPVAQLPEVARRAGSQVVQVNPAASGLDRVCTWNLRGSAAQVLPALISHAWRPA, from the coding sequence ATGAGCGCGACCGATGTCGATCCCGGCCTGGTCGCCGCGCTGCACGGCGCGCAACACGTCATGGTGCTGACGGGCGCCGGGGTGTCCGCGGAAAGCGGCATTCCCACCTTCCGCGACGCCTTGACCGGTCTGTGGCAGCATTTCGACGCGGCCTCGCTTGCCACGCTCGATGCCTTCCGGCGCGATCCCGCCTTGGTCTGGGGCTGGTACGAATGGCGGCGCATGAAGGCGCTGTCGGCCCAGCCGAACGCGGGGCACGTCGCGATCGCGCAGCTCGCCGGCCGCGTCGAACGCCTGTCCCTGTTCACGCAGAACGTCGACGACCTGCACGAGCGTGCCGGCAGCCATGAAGTGCAGCACCTGCACGGCAGCCTCCATCATCCGCGCTGTGCCGACTGTAGCCACCCGTTTGTCTTGCCGGCGGCCGCGCCCGTGGAGCCGGAAGGCGGCCGGCGCCTGGCGCCGCCACGCTGCCCGGCCTGCGGCGGCCCGGTCAGGCCCGGCGTGGTGTGGTTCAACGAAGCGCTTCCCGAGGCCGTCCTCGCGCGCGCATTCGACGCATGCGGCAGCTGCGATCTCCTGATCGTCGTCGGCACCTCGGGCACGATCTATCCGGTGGCCCAGCTTCCCGAGGTGGCGCGCCGGGCCGGCAGCCAGGTCGTCCAGGTCAACCCGGCCGCCAGCGGGCTGGATCGCGTGTGCACCTGGAACCTGCGGGGGAGCGCCGCCCAGGTGTTGCCGGCCCTGATCAGCCATGCCTGGCGGCCGGCGTGA
- a CDS encoding phasin family protein has protein sequence MVFFPQTPAVRSHMEAQAAFLNDMSKSMFHAFQQMCELNIQLVQTLVEEGALASQQVLSTERQSALFSAASARAQPATEKLRAYQQHVARLAADSQVELARVTEQHVQNTSRTARALVDEVVRTTAEETERSIRNQQEAMRNVADPYARTNGETQRAQPGMGQGGQQGRSSQGSRPEGAPTH, from the coding sequence ATGGTGTTCTTTCCGCAAACCCCGGCCGTACGCTCCCACATGGAGGCGCAGGCCGCCTTTCTCAACGATATGTCCAAATCGATGTTCCACGCTTTCCAGCAGATGTGCGAGCTGAACATCCAGCTGGTCCAGACCCTGGTCGAGGAGGGTGCCCTGGCCAGCCAGCAGGTGCTCAGCACCGAGCGCCAGAGCGCGCTGTTCAGCGCGGCCTCGGCCCGGGCCCAGCCCGCCACCGAGAAGCTGCGCGCCTACCAGCAGCACGTCGCACGCCTGGCCGCCGATTCCCAGGTCGAGCTGGCGCGCGTGACCGAGCAGCACGTGCAGAATACCTCGCGCACCGCGCGCGCCCTGGTCGACGAGGTGGTGCGCACCACCGCCGAGGAAACCGAGCGCAGCATCCGCAACCAGCAGGAGGCGATGCGCAATGTCGCCGATCCGTATGCGCGGACCAACGGCGAGACGCAGCGCGCACAGCCGGGCATGGGGCAAGGCGGGCAGCAGGGCCGCAGCAGCCAGGGCAGCCGCCCCGAGGGCGCCCCTACCCACTGA
- a CDS encoding sensor histidine kinase: MDTPATPPTRRRRRGLGAWLALAFSLLTVILTLLLVGVIERSSTEQVKDSIGNNLGEMARQTADKLDRGMAERYREVSLMTRRRALRDAGIAPAERRQVLSDMRETYGYYDWIGLTGLDGRVIVEARGLLEGVDVSQRPWFRNALAGVNVGDVHEAVKLAKLLPGENGEPRRFVDVAFPYTDLSGKTAGVLGVHLSWQWARDVERSIVASVQARGRVQALIVSRQGEVLFGPPGLQGKKIATRSLRLAQQKRAGYLVEEWPDGLSYLVGYGATVGRDLYPGLGWTVLVRQDVEDAYAPVRRLREQALWSGAALAVLFSVAGLLVARRITRPLGALAESAERLGRGEAVRLPPNANDYFEVQALSTTLNGLVDDLVRKQAELRDLNATLEQRVEERTGELERALASVQANEQRINAIVEAAQDAYIAVDRRGIILDWNGAAERMFGWRRNEAVGWPLAELVLPERYRASLGQALHAFRQTGHLAMLDQRLERKVIDRHGREFPIEMTAALAGQGEDAFFSVFLHDISERKRVEQMKNEFISTVSHELRTPLTSIQASLAMLADGMAGELPPDALRLITIASQSSERLVRMVNDLLDIQKIEAGQMHFETLAQPLLPVAERALAAMEGHARKAGVRLLGDWDAGAARIAASIDADRMEQVLTNLLSNAIKFTPAGKTVTLGLARTPGKVRLLVLDEGPGIAPEFQQRVFQRFAQADGADSRTRGGTGLGLAISKAIIEEHGGTIGFTTAPGRGTRFVVELPAAPA; the protein is encoded by the coding sequence ATGGACACACCCGCAACTCCCCCCACACGGCGCCGCAGGCGCGGCCTTGGCGCCTGGCTGGCGCTGGCGTTTTCGCTGCTGACGGTGATCCTGACCCTGTTGCTGGTCGGGGTCATCGAGCGCTCGTCGACCGAACAGGTCAAGGACAGCATCGGCAACAACCTGGGCGAGATGGCGCGCCAGACCGCGGACAAGCTCGACCGTGGCATGGCCGAGCGCTACCGCGAGGTCAGCCTGATGACGCGGCGCCGCGCGCTGCGCGATGCCGGCATCGCGCCGGCCGAGCGGCGCCAGGTGCTGTCAGACATGCGCGAGACCTACGGCTACTACGACTGGATCGGCCTGACCGGCTTGGACGGCCGGGTGATCGTCGAGGCGCGCGGCCTGCTCGAGGGTGTCGACGTGTCGCAGCGCCCCTGGTTCCGCAACGCCCTCGCAGGCGTCAACGTGGGCGACGTGCACGAGGCGGTCAAGCTCGCCAAGCTGCTGCCGGGCGAGAACGGCGAGCCGCGCCGCTTTGTCGACGTGGCCTTCCCCTACACCGACCTGTCCGGCAAGACCGCCGGCGTGCTGGGCGTGCACCTGTCCTGGCAATGGGCGCGCGACGTCGAGCGCTCGATCGTCGCCTCGGTCCAGGCGCGCGGCCGGGTCCAGGCCCTGATCGTCAGCCGGCAGGGCGAGGTCCTGTTCGGCCCGCCCGGCCTGCAGGGCAAGAAGATCGCTACCCGGAGCCTGCGCCTGGCGCAGCAGAAGCGCGCCGGTTATCTGGTCGAAGAGTGGCCGGACGGCCTGTCCTACCTGGTCGGCTACGGCGCCACCGTCGGCCGCGACCTGTACCCGGGCCTGGGCTGGACCGTGCTAGTGCGCCAGGACGTGGAGGATGCCTATGCGCCGGTGCGCCGCCTGCGCGAGCAGGCGCTGTGGAGCGGCGCGGCGCTGGCGGTGCTGTTTTCCGTGGCCGGCCTGCTGGTGGCGCGCCGCATCACCCGTCCCCTCGGGGCGCTGGCCGAGTCGGCCGAACGCCTGGGACGCGGCGAAGCGGTCCGGCTGCCGCCGAACGCGAACGACTATTTCGAGGTGCAGGCGCTGTCGACCACCCTGAACGGGCTGGTGGACGACCTGGTGCGCAAGCAGGCCGAACTGCGCGACCTGAACGCCACGCTCGAGCAGCGGGTCGAGGAACGCACCGGCGAACTGGAGCGGGCGCTGGCCTCGGTGCAGGCCAACGAGCAGCGCATCAATGCGATCGTGGAAGCGGCGCAGGATGCCTACATCGCGGTCGACCGCCGCGGTATCATCCTCGACTGGAACGGCGCGGCCGAGCGCATGTTCGGCTGGCGCCGCAACGAGGCCGTCGGCTGGCCGCTGGCCGAGCTGGTGCTGCCGGAGCGCTACCGCGCCAGCCTGGGCCAGGCCTTGCATGCCTTCCGCCAGACCGGCCACCTGGCCATGCTCGACCAGCGCCTGGAGCGCAAGGTGATCGACCGCCACGGCCGTGAATTCCCGATCGAGATGACGGCGGCCCTGGCCGGCCAGGGCGAGGACGCCTTCTTCAGCGTGTTCCTGCACGATATCTCGGAGCGCAAGCGGGTCGAGCAGATGAAGAACGAGTTCATCTCGACCGTCTCGCATGAGCTGCGCACGCCGCTGACCTCGATCCAGGCTTCGCTGGCGATGCTGGCCGACGGCATGGCGGGCGAACTGCCGCCGGACGCCCTGCGCCTGATCACCATCGCCAGCCAGAGCAGCGAGCGCCTGGTGCGCATGGTGAACGACCTGCTCGACATCCAGAAGATCGAGGCCGGCCAGATGCATTTCGAGACGCTGGCGCAGCCGCTGCTGCCGGTGGCCGAGCGCGCGCTGGCGGCCATGGAGGGGCATGCCCGCAAGGCGGGGGTGCGCCTGCTGGGCGACTGGGATGCGGGCGCGGCCCGGATCGCGGCCAGCATCGACGCGGACCGCATGGAGCAGGTGCTGACCAATCTGCTGTCGAACGCCATCAAGTTCACGCCGGCGGGCAAGACCGTCACGCTGGGCCTGGCCCGCACGCCCGGCAAGGTCCGCCTGCTGGTGCTGGATGAAGGCCCCGGCATCGCGCCGGAATTCCAGCAGCGCGTGTTCCAGCGCTTCGCCCAGGCCGACGGCGCCGACTCGCGCACCCGCGGCGGCACCGGCCTGGGACTGGCGATCAGCAAGGCGATCATCGAGGAGCACGGCGGCACCATCGGCTTCACCACGGCGCCCGGACGCGGCACGCGCTTCGTGGTGGAACTGCCGGCAGCGCCCGCCTAG
- a CDS encoding ion transporter: protein MNRGKRQRDAFLPVESAGPPGGWRARIHQVIFGIDTRAGRTFDIVLVVAILLSILVVVLDSVPAIGGRHADLMHALEWFFTLLFTVEYLARLLTVRHPLRYAMSFYGIIDLLSVLPTYVSLLLPGSEALLDIRILRLLRVFRIFKLTLYIEEYTRLGEALAASRRKIMVFLSVVLMAVLILGTVMYVVEGPEHGYTSIPTAMYWAVVTMTTVGYGDITPHTTLGKAIASFMMLLGWGILAVPTGIVTAEMTARRFDRRHGPARLERACEACGSTGHDTAAQYCKDCGAELPSGPAGR from the coding sequence ATGAACCGCGGCAAGCGCCAGCGCGACGCCTTTCTTCCGGTGGAGAGCGCAGGGCCGCCGGGCGGATGGCGTGCGCGGATACACCAGGTCATCTTCGGCATCGACACGCGGGCCGGCCGGACCTTCGACATCGTGCTGGTGGTGGCCATCCTGCTCAGCATCCTGGTCGTGGTGCTCGACAGCGTTCCTGCCATCGGCGGCCGCCATGCGGACCTGATGCATGCCCTCGAATGGTTCTTCACCCTGCTATTTACGGTCGAATACCTGGCGCGGCTGCTGACGGTGCGCCACCCGCTGCGCTACGCCATGAGCTTCTACGGCATCATCGACCTGCTGTCCGTGCTGCCGACCTATGTGTCGCTGCTGCTGCCGGGCAGTGAAGCGCTGCTCGACATCCGCATCCTGCGCCTGCTGCGCGTGTTCCGGATTTTCAAGCTGACCCTGTACATCGAAGAGTACACCCGGCTGGGCGAAGCGCTGGCCGCGAGCCGGCGCAAGATCATGGTATTCCTGTCGGTGGTGCTGATGGCGGTCCTGATCCTGGGCACGGTCATGTACGTGGTGGAAGGACCCGAGCACGGCTACACTAGCATTCCGACCGCTATGTACTGGGCGGTCGTCACCATGACCACCGTCGGCTACGGCGACATCACGCCGCATACGACGCTCGGCAAGGCGATCGCCTCGTTCATGATGCTGCTCGGCTGGGGCATCCTGGCGGTCCCGACCGGCATCGTCACCGCCGAGATGACGGCGCGCCGCTTCGACCGCCGCCACGGTCCGGCGCGCCTGGAACGTGCCTGCGAGGCCTGCGGCAGCACCGGTCACGACACCGCTGCGCAGTATTGCAAGGATTGCGGCGCCGAGCTGCCCTCGGGGCCGGCCGGGCGCTGA
- a CDS encoding S1 family peptidase translates to MKRTAAALLLLCLTAGAATAPPEQANRPPPAHAATAPAPPPHLTPSAPPGTTPPAPAPGEVDAQDALPPPSSAAQDLYSSARGDLLQIRMLLKNGRTQSTVGSGFLVGTGNLVVTNYHVVSQMALDPDVYTAEYVDTDGNSGPVELLAVDVLHDLAVLRVDREGSGFFKVPERPVRLTQGQRLYSLGNPLDLGFAISEGAYNGIVTRSFYDQLMFGGPINSGMSGGPSVTGSGTVAGVNVSKRRDGESVSFLVPVKYVQELLRKVERQPAPPKDFNPLIAAQLLAHQRAMVDRLLEEPLAIKSMGPYLVPVRESGQLRCWGRSNVKAETAYTSDSMSCAMESAIYVSATQQTGHVSMTHQYIRSDNLARLPFAALSSRLFGAANLGNAGDRRLTKPVCTERFVHTRTLPLRAVTCVRAYRKFEGLYNFTLLTASTNAAESSLQSRLDISGVSYENGVRVTRAFLGSFGRNIRRPPAAPGAPGGRP, encoded by the coding sequence ATGAAACGGACTGCCGCCGCCCTCCTGCTTCTTTGCCTCACGGCGGGCGCAGCCACGGCTCCGCCTGAACAGGCCAACCGCCCGCCTCCAGCCCACGCCGCCACGGCGCCGGCGCCGCCCCCGCACCTGACGCCCAGCGCGCCGCCGGGGACCACCCCGCCGGCGCCGGCGCCGGGCGAGGTCGATGCCCAGGACGCCCTGCCGCCGCCCTCCTCCGCCGCCCAGGACCTGTACTCGTCGGCGCGCGGCGACCTGCTGCAGATCCGCATGCTGCTCAAGAACGGCCGCACCCAGTCCACCGTCGGCTCGGGCTTCCTGGTCGGCACTGGCAACCTGGTCGTCACCAACTACCACGTGGTATCGCAAATGGCGCTCGACCCCGACGTCTACACCGCCGAATACGTCGACACCGACGGCAACAGCGGCCCGGTCGAGCTGCTGGCCGTCGACGTGCTGCACGACCTGGCGGTCCTGCGCGTCGACCGCGAAGGCAGCGGTTTCTTCAAGGTGCCCGAACGCCCGGTGCGCCTGACCCAGGGGCAGCGCCTGTACTCGCTCGGCAATCCCCTCGACCTGGGCTTTGCGATCTCGGAAGGCGCCTACAACGGCATCGTCACGCGCAGCTTCTACGACCAGCTCATGTTCGGCGGGCCGATCAATTCCGGCATGAGCGGCGGGCCCAGCGTGACCGGCAGCGGCACCGTGGCCGGCGTCAACGTGTCCAAGCGGCGCGACGGCGAGTCGGTCAGCTTCCTGGTTCCCGTCAAGTATGTGCAGGAGTTGCTGCGCAAGGTGGAGCGCCAGCCGGCGCCGCCGAAGGATTTCAATCCCCTGATCGCGGCCCAGCTCCTGGCGCACCAGCGCGCCATGGTCGACCGCCTGCTGGAAGAGCCGCTCGCCATCAAGAGCATGGGCCCCTACCTGGTGCCGGTGCGCGAATCCGGCCAGCTGCGCTGCTGGGGACGCTCGAACGTGAAGGCCGAGACCGCGTACACCTCGGACTCGATGAGCTGCGCGATGGAGTCGGCGATCTACGTGTCCGCGACCCAGCAGACCGGCCACGTGTCGATGACCCACCAGTACATCCGTTCCGACAACCTGGCCCGGCTGCCTTTCGCGGCGCTCAGCAGCCGCCTGTTCGGCGCCGCCAATCTGGGCAATGCCGGCGACCGGCGCCTGACCAAGCCGGTGTGCACCGAACGCTTCGTGCACACCCGCACCCTGCCGCTGCGCGCGGTGACCTGTGTGCGCGCCTACCGCAAGTTCGAGGGCCTGTACAACTTCACGCTGCTCACGGCCAGCACCAACGCGGCCGAGTCGAGCCTGCAGAGCCGGCTGGACATATCGGGCGTGTCGTATGAAAACGGCGTGCGCGTGACCCGCGCCTTCCTCGGCTCCTTCGGACGCAACATCCGGCGCCCGCCCGCCGCACCAGGCGCGCCCGGAGGCCGGCCATGA
- a CDS encoding LytTR family DNA-binding domain-containing protein, translated as MSERGATRVVQVADIEWLETADNYVVLHTAGDAPLLRQTLSGLLAQLGSGFVRCHRRAAVRPGAVQRIVPLDKGNCELVLRSGALVPCSRQYRAALIEALQAC; from the coding sequence GTGTCGGAGCGCGGCGCCACGCGGGTGGTGCAGGTGGCGGACATCGAATGGCTGGAGACCGCCGACAACTACGTGGTCCTGCACACCGCCGGCGACGCGCCGCTGCTGCGCCAGACCCTGTCGGGCCTGCTGGCGCAACTGGGCAGCGGGTTCGTGCGTTGCCATCGGCGCGCGGCGGTGCGTCCCGGCGCCGTCCAGCGCATTGTCCCGCTCGACAAGGGCAACTGCGAACTGGTGCTGCGCAGCGGCGCGCTCGTGCCCTGCAGCCGCCAGTACCGGGCGGCGCTGATCGAAGCGCTCCAGGCCTGCTAG
- a CDS encoding LytR/AlgR family response regulator transcription factor, producing MRILIVDDERPARERLRRMLALEAGIETIDEAADGIEALRQVAQLRPDALLLDVEMRSCRASTWRPCCPPPGH from the coding sequence ATGCGCATCCTGATCGTCGACGACGAGCGCCCGGCGCGCGAGCGCCTGCGCCGCATGCTGGCGCTGGAGGCAGGGATCGAGACCATCGACGAGGCTGCCGACGGCATCGAGGCGCTGCGGCAGGTGGCGCAGCTGCGGCCCGATGCCCTGCTGCTCGACGTCGAGATGCGGAGCTGTCGGGCATCGACCTGGCGGCCTTGCTGCCCGCCCCCAGGCCATTGA
- a CDS encoding FHA domain-containing protein, producing the protein MNGPWTVEILARNGEVLHRHRAASLPIRVGRAYDNDFILDDEYAAAHHAVIEQGPDGALSMRDLGTRNGLNIGRKRVQELSLTGDTVVRMGHTSLRVRAADFPVPAELRDRTMHGWEGLVPGVVGVLLAGLVALFVTWLFDAEPFELLNYVLAPGAGIGAALLWSGLWAFMNRLFGRYTRLGRHLFIFGCGMAALVGFRLLAAVAAYAWSLEWLTRYGSHVAVATGAGIIYFHLATIKPSLRRRLRAICAVGAVLASALVLIANQQRHGRVADELYMSVQLPPALRASPDATVAEYMADVEAMRKQLEEERGLVPAAGGN; encoded by the coding sequence ATGAACGGTCCCTGGACCGTCGAGATCCTGGCGCGCAACGGCGAGGTGCTGCACCGGCACCGTGCGGCAAGCCTGCCGATCCGCGTCGGCCGCGCCTACGACAACGACTTCATCCTCGACGACGAATACGCGGCCGCGCACCACGCCGTGATCGAACAGGGTCCGGATGGCGCGCTCTCGATGCGCGACCTCGGCACCCGCAACGGCTTGAACATCGGGCGCAAGCGGGTGCAGGAACTGTCCCTCACGGGCGACACCGTGGTGCGCATGGGCCACACCTCGCTGCGCGTGCGCGCGGCCGATTTCCCGGTGCCGGCCGAGCTGCGCGACCGCACCATGCACGGCTGGGAAGGGCTGGTGCCCGGCGTCGTCGGCGTGCTGCTGGCCGGTCTGGTCGCCCTGTTCGTGACCTGGCTGTTCGACGCCGAACCCTTCGAACTGCTCAACTATGTGCTGGCGCCCGGCGCCGGCATCGGCGCGGCGCTGCTGTGGAGCGGCCTGTGGGCCTTCATGAACCGCCTATTCGGGCGCTATACCCGGCTGGGACGGCACCTGTTCATCTTCGGCTGCGGGATGGCGGCCCTGGTGGGCTTCCGCCTGCTGGCGGCGGTGGCCGCCTATGCCTGGTCGCTCGAATGGCTCACCCGCTACGGTTCCCACGTCGCGGTGGCGACCGGCGCGGGCATCATCTACTTCCACCTGGCGACCATCAAGCCGTCCCTGCGCCGGCGCCTGCGCGCGATCTGCGCCGTTGGCGCGGTGCTGGCGTCCGCTCTGGTGCTGATCGCGAACCAGCAGCGCCACGGGCGCGTGGCGGACGAACTGTACATGTCGGTGCAGCTGCCGCCGGCGCTGCGCGCCAGCCCCGACGCGACGGTGGCCGAGTACATGGCCGACGTCGAGGCGATGCGCAAGCAGCTGGAGGAAGAGCGCGGGCTTGTCCCGGCTGCCGGCGGGAACTGA